In the genome of Paenibacillus sp. FSL R5-0766, one region contains:
- a CDS encoding adenosylcobalamin-dependent ribonucleoside-diphosphate reductase, whose product MKSNQRSYPLEGLSEKIFLDRYAWKDADSNHAKVGDVVLVLTKDDPKFPTKEVGEIIERQGQLVQVRTRSGEMIETNVEKLTLNIEKTPEEMWDRLAKAMASVESTADQRATWESKFRSVLEDWKLVPGGRIAAGAGASDELTLFNCYVIPSPQDSRGGIMKTLTEMTEIMARGGGVGINLSSLRPRRAVVKGVNGSSSGSVSWGGLFSYTTGLIEQGGSRRGALMLMMNDWHPDVLDFITVKQTMGQVTNANLSVCVSNTFMEAVKQDGDWDLVFPDTNDPDYDTEWNGDMHQWKAAGHSVVHYRTLKAREIWHTIIESAWKSAEPGVVFMEYYNQMSNSWYFNPIICTNPCAEQGLPGWGVCNLSAINLSKFYDETNHDVAWDELAETTRISARFLDNVIDATPYHFEENRLNQQRERRVGLGTMGLAELMIKLRIRYGSPESLVFLDKLYGFMAKEAYLASAEIAAEKGAFPAFEAEPYLKSGFMKNMVATYPEVGEAIRKQGIRNVTLITQAPTGSTGTMVGTSTGIEPYFAFKYFRQSRLGYDEQFVPIAQDWLDEHPGEALPDYYVTAMDLSAENHIRVQAAIQQWVDSSISKTANCPADFTVEDTAELYELAFDLGCKGVTIYRDGSRDVQVLSTSKKEENKTEDVDLTLNTNLETVPDVSVSELTNNAEVQASDGTSNSQDGVRTHSSDQAPSSSTVLDKQYRSRPQVLRGATYKINTPFGMAYITINDLEGTPGEIFLNVGKAGSDVFAMAEALGRVCSLFLRYGDHGHKVELLIKHLKGIGGSGAIGFGANRVESIADAVAKALESHVQSNVQENETGALQEQNQVESTYPKVEDQKTFIESRDLCPSCGSASLMNVEGCKTCSNCGYSKCN is encoded by the coding sequence ATGAAATCGAACCAACGATCGTACCCATTAGAAGGACTCAGCGAAAAAATATTTCTGGACCGATACGCCTGGAAGGACGCCGATTCGAATCATGCCAAGGTCGGAGATGTGGTATTGGTATTAACGAAGGATGATCCCAAGTTCCCAACCAAGGAAGTGGGCGAAATCATAGAACGTCAGGGTCAGCTTGTACAGGTAAGGACTCGAAGCGGAGAGATGATCGAGACAAATGTGGAGAAACTGACACTCAACATAGAAAAAACACCGGAAGAGATGTGGGACCGCCTCGCCAAAGCGATGGCTTCTGTCGAATCCACAGCCGATCAGCGGGCAACGTGGGAGTCCAAGTTCCGCTCTGTGTTGGAAGATTGGAAGTTAGTACCCGGAGGACGCATTGCTGCGGGCGCGGGGGCAAGCGATGAGCTGACACTCTTCAATTGTTATGTCATTCCGTCTCCGCAAGACAGTCGGGGTGGCATCATGAAGACTTTGACCGAGATGACGGAGATTATGGCACGTGGGGGAGGTGTTGGCATTAATTTGTCCTCTTTGCGTCCTCGCCGAGCGGTGGTGAAAGGTGTCAACGGATCATCCAGCGGTTCCGTATCGTGGGGCGGATTGTTCAGTTATACGACTGGACTGATTGAACAGGGCGGAAGCCGCCGAGGTGCGCTTATGCTCATGATGAATGACTGGCATCCGGATGTGCTTGATTTTATTACCGTGAAACAAACGATGGGGCAGGTGACCAATGCCAATCTGTCTGTATGTGTGAGCAACACATTTATGGAGGCTGTCAAGCAGGATGGAGATTGGGATTTGGTTTTCCCCGATACAAACGATCCGGACTACGACACCGAGTGGAACGGGGATATGCATCAATGGAAAGCAGCAGGTCATTCGGTGGTGCACTATCGTACACTGAAGGCGCGCGAAATCTGGCATACCATTATTGAATCAGCCTGGAAATCGGCAGAGCCTGGTGTGGTATTCATGGAGTACTATAACCAGATGTCCAACAGCTGGTACTTCAATCCGATCATCTGTACTAATCCTTGCGCAGAACAAGGCCTGCCTGGCTGGGGTGTATGTAATCTGTCTGCCATTAATCTGTCCAAATTCTACGATGAAACAAATCATGATGTGGCATGGGATGAACTGGCGGAAACCACTCGTATCTCGGCTAGATTTTTGGACAATGTCATCGATGCAACACCATATCATTTTGAGGAAAATAGACTGAATCAGCAGCGTGAACGCCGGGTTGGGCTTGGCACGATGGGACTGGCAGAGCTGATGATTAAGCTGCGTATTCGATACGGCAGTCCTGAATCTCTTGTTTTTCTGGATAAACTGTATGGATTCATGGCGAAGGAGGCCTATCTGGCATCGGCAGAGATTGCAGCAGAGAAGGGAGCTTTCCCAGCTTTCGAAGCTGAACCGTATTTAAAGAGTGGATTCATGAAAAATATGGTGGCGACGTACCCTGAAGTGGGAGAGGCCATTCGTAAACAGGGCATTCGAAATGTCACACTGATCACACAAGCGCCAACGGGAAGTACAGGTACGATGGTGGGCACATCAACAGGTATTGAGCCGTATTTCGCCTTCAAGTATTTCCGTCAAAGCCGTCTGGGTTATGATGAACAGTTCGTACCGATTGCACAAGATTGGCTGGATGAACATCCGGGTGAAGCCTTACCAGATTATTATGTGACAGCAATGGATCTGTCGGCTGAGAATCACATCCGGGTGCAGGCTGCCATTCAGCAATGGGTGGATAGTTCGATCTCGAAGACGGCCAATTGTCCGGCTGATTTTACAGTGGAGGACACGGCTGAGCTGTACGAACTGGCCTTCGACCTAGGCTGCAAGGGAGTAACGATATATCGCGACGGCAGCAGGGATGTGCAGGTGTTGTCCACGTCGAAGAAGGAAGAGAACAAGACCGAAGATGTAGATTTGACATTAAATACTAACTTGGAGACGGTTCCTGATGTGTCAGTTAGTGAACTGACAAATAATGCTGAAGTGCAGGCAAGTGATGGAACTTCCAATAGCCAGGATGGTGTTAGAACGCATTCTTCCGATCAAGCCCCTTCCTCTTCTACAGTGCTGGATAAACAATACAGAAGCCGTCCTCAAGTACTGCGCGGTGCGACATACAAAATCAATACGCCATTCGGTATGGCTTACATTACGATCAATGATCTGGAGGGAACGCCGGGTGAGATTTTCCTGAACGTGGGCAAAGCGGGCTCGGACGTGTTTGCGATGGCTGAAGCACTCGGTCGAGTATGCTCTCTGTTCCTTCGATACGGAGATCATGGGCACAAGGTTGAACTGTTGATCAAACATCTCAAGGGAATCGGTGGTTCGGGCGCGATTGGCTTCGGAGCCAACCGGGTTGAATCGATTGCTGATGCAGTCGCCAAAGCATTGGAAAGTCATGTACAGAGCAATGTGCAGGAGAACGAAACTGGAGCATTACAAGAACAGAATCAAGTGGAGAGCACGTATCCAAAAGTGGAGGATCAGAAAACCTTTATCGAATCAAGAGATTTATGCCCTTCATGCGGCTCGGCATCCCTGATGAATGTGGAAGGATGCAAAACATGCAGCAACTGTGGGTACAGTAAGTGCAATTAA
- the catA gene encoding type A chloramphenicol O-acetyltransferase, which produces MFNSIVLDQWDRKPYFDHYLNQVRCTYSITANLDITLLITELKLKGLKFYPALIHMISTVVNAHREFRTCFDAEGKLGYWDEMSPSYTIFHEDNKSFSTIWTAFHEDFETFHNRHLEDMKNYKDHKQFVAKPNEQPNTFPVSSIPWVNFTGFNLNIYNEGTYLLPIFTMGKYVQQNDNVYLPLSVQLHHAVCDGYHAGVLFNELQSLADRCQDWC; this is translated from the coding sequence ATGTTTAATTCAATCGTGTTAGATCAGTGGGATCGAAAGCCATACTTTGACCACTACTTGAATCAGGTCAGATGTACCTACAGCATAACTGCTAATCTGGATATCACGCTATTGATCACCGAACTCAAGCTTAAAGGATTGAAGTTCTATCCCGCTCTTATTCATATGATCTCTACGGTCGTCAATGCACACAGGGAATTTCGAACCTGTTTTGATGCCGAGGGGAAATTGGGCTACTGGGACGAAATGTCTCCGAGTTATACGATTTTTCATGAGGACAACAAAAGTTTCTCAACAATCTGGACAGCATTCCATGAAGATTTCGAGACGTTCCACAATCGACATCTGGAAGATATGAAGAATTACAAAGATCACAAACAATTTGTTGCCAAACCCAATGAACAGCCAAACACATTTCCCGTTTCCAGCATTCCATGGGTGAACTTTACGGGATTTAATCTGAATATTTACAATGAGGGAACCTACTTGTTGCCTATCTTCACGATGGGAAAATATGTTCAACAAAACGATAACGTCTATCTTCCCTTATCCGTTCAGTTACATCACGCCGTGTGTGACGGCTACCATGCTGGCGTTTTATTTAATGAATTGCAATCACTTGCAGATCGATGCCAGGATTGGTGTTAG
- a CDS encoding flavin reductase family protein — MRQPIEEPIFYSYPGMVAVVTSRHERVQNVMASGWHTYIGSSPGVYGISLRKETYSYALIEKSGVFGVHFLPGHRSEWIQAAGTFSGRDTNKFTRFGIPYEEGIKVSVPILTDAYFAYECKVMDITTYGDHEWIAGEVLQRYQDQKYFLENGMVDLEKLQIPMYTGRSAYRIMDARTEEKIHPFHL, encoded by the coding sequence ATGCGTCAGCCGATAGAAGAACCCATATTTTATTCTTATCCTGGAATGGTAGCGGTGGTGACTTCACGTCATGAGAGAGTTCAGAATGTGATGGCGTCCGGATGGCATACATACATCGGATCATCACCAGGCGTATATGGCATCTCCCTTCGTAAGGAAACATACTCCTATGCACTCATTGAGAAGAGTGGCGTATTCGGTGTTCATTTCCTGCCAGGTCATCGATCGGAGTGGATTCAAGCTGCAGGAACGTTCAGTGGAAGAGATACGAATAAATTCACAAGATTCGGCATTCCGTATGAGGAAGGAATCAAGGTAAGTGTACCGATTTTGACAGACGCTTATTTTGCCTATGAATGCAAGGTTATGGATATTACGACATATGGTGACCATGAATGGATTGCAGGGGAAGTGTTGCAGCGATATCAGGATCAGAAGTACTTTCTGGAGAATGGAATGGTTGATCTGGAGAAGTTGCAAATCCCAATGTACACAGGGCGTTCAGCATACCGGATCATGGATGCGAGGACAGAAGAAAAGATTCACCCGTTCCACCTCTAG
- a CDS encoding acyltransferase family protein encodes MSQSLNRKRHMNGLDGLRAIAVLAVIAYHLNLDFIPGGLLGVGIFFVLSGYLITDILVSQWQEHGRISLGDFWVRRVRRLLPGMLTMTAVVMIWLACTDPSRLAALRGDIVSGVLYISNWWYIFHNVSYFESFGPPSPFGHFWSLAVEEQFYLIWPLLLIAAIVVFKRKGWLVVFIVVAAELSAGAMAIMYNPDLDPSRVYYGTDTRAFALLAGAALAVVWPSRKLSSSLSGMNRLVLDVSGLAALALLIYMMLNSSEYDPFLYQGGMVLQAIATTLLVAVLAHPSSFLARIIGAKPLRWIGERSYGLYLWHYPVIMLTNPAVDTGGAHPVRIILQVAATVVLASLSLKYIENPIRYNGFRDSWSRLWGRGRSSIGIRNVLWKRAGLLMTILLLSYTVSQMMVSHAANSDSHSVSMSNTLNGENSVAEEQGQDVLPAITATSGSGQKNDAHTHKPEAGTKDDPGKNEKPTGEPAPDSKPDEQDNSVNPGKDGQSEDKPADESVTNENDIPDDAGANQSDDTDHTDDAPDSSQDNEETAPPAQDGKVHYTVIGDSVILDAKPYLEQSISGVYVDGHVGRQMWQAGDVLEGLKQNNQMGSKVVLELGTNGSFNSKNLNAVLDYLKDEDRVYLVTVRVPRPWERTVNRALNEAASKYSNVSLIDWNSASEGHDEYFEKDGVHLTTQGSEAFAELVKNSIQ; translated from the coding sequence ATGTCACAATCGTTAAATCGTAAGAGACATATGAACGGACTTGACGGCTTGCGAGCCATCGCTGTACTTGCGGTAATCGCGTATCATCTGAATTTGGATTTTATTCCGGGCGGACTGCTCGGTGTAGGCATATTCTTTGTTCTCTCGGGATATTTAATTACAGATATTCTCGTGTCACAGTGGCAGGAACATGGACGCATTTCACTCGGTGATTTCTGGGTAAGACGGGTAAGGCGTTTGCTTCCAGGCATGCTGACCATGACAGCTGTGGTGATGATCTGGTTAGCTTGTACAGACCCATCCCGACTTGCTGCGCTTCGTGGTGATATCGTTTCGGGTGTATTATACATAAGCAATTGGTGGTATATCTTTCACAACGTTTCCTATTTCGAAAGTTTTGGCCCTCCATCACCGTTTGGACATTTCTGGTCGCTGGCTGTGGAAGAGCAATTTTATCTTATATGGCCTCTTCTACTGATCGCAGCAATCGTAGTGTTCAAAAGAAAGGGATGGCTGGTCGTTTTCATTGTCGTCGCAGCTGAATTATCTGCTGGCGCAATGGCCATCATGTATAATCCGGATTTGGACCCGAGCCGTGTATATTATGGAACAGACACGCGGGCATTTGCACTGCTTGCTGGTGCTGCTCTTGCCGTGGTGTGGCCTAGTCGCAAGCTATCGAGCTCTCTGTCTGGCATGAACCGGCTTGTGCTCGATGTGTCGGGACTTGCTGCGCTTGCTTTGTTAATCTACATGATGCTGAACAGCAGTGAATATGATCCGTTTCTGTATCAAGGGGGCATGGTGCTTCAGGCTATTGCAACAACGTTGCTGGTAGCGGTGTTGGCTCACCCATCGTCTTTCCTGGCACGTATCATTGGCGCGAAGCCATTACGCTGGATCGGAGAGCGATCCTACGGATTATATCTGTGGCATTATCCTGTTATTATGCTAACTAATCCCGCGGTGGATACGGGAGGAGCACATCCTGTACGAATCATTTTACAGGTTGCTGCAACGGTTGTACTGGCCTCATTGTCCCTTAAATATATTGAAAATCCGATTCGGTACAATGGATTCCGTGATTCTTGGTCCCGATTATGGGGAAGAGGGCGGTCATCGATCGGTATACGTAATGTATTGTGGAAGCGTGCAGGTCTGTTGATGACGATTCTGCTGTTGTCCTATACGGTATCTCAGATGATGGTCTCACATGCAGCGAACTCCGACTCCCATTCGGTATCGATGTCCAACACATTGAATGGAGAGAATTCCGTAGCGGAGGAACAGGGACAGGATGTGTTGCCAGCTATTACAGCAACGTCAGGCTCTGGCCAAAAGAACGATGCTCATACCCATAAACCGGAAGCAGGAACGAAAGATGATCCGGGGAAAAATGAGAAGCCGACAGGAGAGCCTGCACCAGATTCAAAACCTGACGAACAAGACAATTCAGTGAATCCTGGCAAAGACGGTCAGTCTGAAGATAAGCCGGCTGATGAATCCGTGACGAACGAGAATGATATACCGGATGACGCCGGAGCGAATCAATCCGATGATACGGATCATACGGATGATGCACCTGATTCATCTCAGGACAATGAAGAAACGGCTCCTCCCGCCCAGGATGGCAAGGTTCATTATACCGTCATTGGAGATTCGGTGATTTTGGATGCAAAACCGTATCTGGAGCAAAGTATATCGGGAGTGTATGTGGACGGACATGTCGGTCGTCAGATGTGGCAGGCAGGCGATGTATTGGAAGGTCTGAAGCAAAACAATCAAATGGGCAGCAAAGTGGTGCTGGAGCTCGGGACGAATGGTTCCTTTAACTCCAAAAACTTGAATGCTGTGCTTGATTATCTGAAGGATGAGGATCGGGTATATCTGGTTACTGTGCGCGTACCTCGTCCGTGGGAACGAACGGTGAACAGGGCGTTAAATGAGGCTGCATCCAAATATAGCAATGTCTCGTTGATTGACTGGAACAGTGCAAGTGAGGGACATGACGAATATTTTGAAAAAGATGGCGTACATCTCACTACGCAAGGGTCCGAAGCTTTTGCAGAACTGGTGAAGAACAGTATCCAATAA